The Salmonella enterica subsp. houtenae serovar Houten genome has a segment encoding these proteins:
- the sstT gene encoding membrane transport protein produces the protein MATQRASGLLQRLAQGSLVKQILVGLVLGILLAWVSKPAAEAVGLLGTLFVGALKAVAPILVLMLVMASIANHQHGQKTNIRPILFLYLLGTFLAALAAVVFSFAFPSTLHLSSTAQDIVPPSGIVEVLRGLLMSMVSNPIDALLNANYIGILVWAVGLGFALRHGNETTKNLVNDMSNAVTFMVKLVIRFAPVGIFGLVSSTLATTGFSTLWGYAHLLVVLIGCMLLVALVVNPLLVFWKIRRNPYPLVFACLRESGVYAFFTRSSAANIPVNMALCEKLNLDRDTYSVSIPLGATINMAGAAITITVLTLAAVHTLGVPVDLPTALLLSVVASLCACGASGVAGGSLLLIPLACNMFGIPNDIAMQVVAVGFIIGVLQDSCETALNSSTDVLFTASACQAEDERLANNALRS, from the coding sequence ATGGCTACGCAACGTGCATCAGGGCTACTGCAGCGTTTAGCGCAAGGCAGTCTGGTTAAACAAATTTTAGTGGGTCTGGTACTGGGGATTTTACTGGCATGGGTTTCTAAGCCTGCGGCGGAAGCGGTTGGCTTGCTTGGCACCCTGTTCGTCGGCGCCTTAAAAGCGGTCGCCCCCATTCTGGTGCTGATGCTGGTAATGGCCTCGATCGCCAACCATCAGCACGGTCAAAAAACCAATATCCGCCCGATTCTCTTTCTCTATCTGTTAGGCACTTTTTTAGCCGCATTGGCGGCAGTCGTGTTCAGCTTCGCCTTCCCTTCAACGCTACACCTGTCCAGTACCGCCCAGGATATCGTGCCGCCGTCCGGCATTGTAGAAGTCTTGCGTGGTCTGCTGATGAGTATGGTGTCGAATCCCATCGATGCGCTGCTGAACGCCAATTATATCGGGATTCTGGTGTGGGCCGTCGGTCTGGGATTTGCCCTGCGTCATGGTAATGAGACTACGAAGAACCTCGTGAACGATATGTCTAACGCCGTGACCTTTATGGTGAAACTGGTGATCCGTTTCGCGCCAGTCGGTATTTTTGGTCTGGTTTCATCAACGCTTGCAACCACCGGCTTCTCCACCCTGTGGGGCTATGCGCACCTGCTGGTCGTCTTGATTGGCTGTATGCTGCTGGTCGCGCTGGTGGTCAACCCGCTATTGGTATTCTGGAAAATTCGCCGCAATCCTTATCCGCTGGTGTTCGCCTGCCTGCGTGAAAGCGGCGTTTATGCCTTCTTTACCCGCAGCTCTGCCGCCAACATTCCAGTGAATATGGCGCTGTGCGAAAAACTGAATCTGGACAGGGATACTTATTCCGTTTCCATTCCGCTGGGCGCCACCATCAATATGGCCGGCGCGGCAATTACCATTACGGTTTTGACGTTGGCGGCAGTCCATACGTTAGGCGTCCCGGTGGATCTGCCTACCGCGCTACTGCTGAGCGTGGTGGCGTCGCTGTGCGCTTGCGGCGCCTCCGGCGTGGCAGGCGGTTCATTGCTGCTGATCCCGCTGGCGTGCAACATGTTTGGCATCCCGAACGATATTGCGATGCAGGTGGTGGCGGTCGGCTTTATTATCGGCGTATTGCAGGATTCGTGTGAAACGGCGCTAAACTCGTCTACCGATGTACTGTTCACTGCGTCAGCCTGCCAGGCAGAGGACGAACGTCTGGCGAATAACGCCTTGCGTAGCTAA
- the alx gene encoding inner membrane protein alx gives MNTVGTPLLWGGFAVVVVIMLSIDLLLQGRRGAHAMSMKQAAGWSILWVTLSLLFNAAFWWYLAETQGREIADPQALAFLTGYLIEKSLAVDNVFVWLMLFSYFSVPPALQRRVLVYGVLGAIVLRTIMIFAGTWLITQFEWLLYVFGAFLLFTGVKMALAKEDESGIGEKPMVRWLRGHLRMTDTIENEHFFVRKNGLLYATPLLLVLIMVEFSDVIFAVDSIPAIFAVTTDPFIVLTSNLFAILGLRAMYFLLSGVAERFSMLKYGLAVILVFIGIKMLIVDFYHIPIAISLGVVFGILTVTLVINAWVNHQRDKKLRAQ, from the coding sequence ATGAATACTGTCGGTACGCCATTATTATGGGGTGGATTCGCGGTTGTTGTGGTGATAATGCTATCCATCGACCTGTTGTTGCAGGGGCGCCGCGGCGCACATGCTATGTCGATGAAACAAGCGGCAGGATGGTCAATCCTGTGGGTAACGCTCTCGCTACTGTTTAACGCCGCTTTCTGGTGGTATCTGGCTGAAACGCAAGGGCGCGAAATTGCTGACCCGCAGGCATTAGCGTTCCTTACCGGCTATCTGATTGAGAAGTCGCTGGCCGTAGATAACGTCTTTGTTTGGCTGATGCTATTTAGCTATTTCTCCGTCCCTCCGGCTCTGCAACGCCGGGTGCTGGTGTATGGGGTTCTTGGCGCGATCGTGTTGCGTACTATCATGATTTTTGCCGGTACCTGGCTCATCACCCAGTTTGAATGGCTGCTATATGTGTTCGGCGCCTTCCTGCTGTTTACCGGCGTCAAAATGGCGCTGGCGAAAGAAGACGAATCCGGCATTGGCGAAAAACCGATGGTGCGTTGGCTGCGTGGGCATCTGCGCATGACCGATACGATTGAGAACGAGCACTTTTTCGTACGTAAAAACGGCCTGCTGTATGCCACGCCGCTGCTGCTGGTGCTGATTATGGTTGAGTTCAGCGATGTGATCTTCGCCGTTGACAGTATTCCGGCGATCTTTGCGGTCACCACCGACCCGTTCATCGTACTGACCTCTAACCTGTTTGCCATCCTGGGTCTGCGCGCGATGTACTTCTTGCTGTCCGGCGTGGCGGAACGCTTCTCGATGCTGAAATATGGTCTGGCGGTCATTCTGGTCTTTATCGGCATTAAGATGCTGATCGTCGACTTCTACCATATTCCTATCGCGATTTCGCTGGGCGTAGTGTTTGGCATTCTGACCGTTACGCTGGTGATTAACGCCTGGGTTAACCATCAGCGCGATAAGAAACTGCGAGCGCAATAA
- the afr gene encoding oxidoreductase, which produces MIRFAVIGTNWITRQFVDAAHETGKFRLAAVYSRSLEQAQSFANDYPVEHLFTSLEAMAQSDAIEAVYIASPNSLHFSQTQRFLQHKKHVMCEKPLASNLAEVDAAIACARDNQRVLFEAFKTASLPNFLLLRESLPKIGRMHKALLNYCQYSSRYQRYLNGENPNTFNPAFSNGSIMDIGYYCLASAIALWGEPRSVQASANLLESGVDAHGVVVMDYGDFSVTLQHSKVSDSALASEIQGEAGSLVIEKLSECQKVCFAPRGALMQDLTQIQHINTMLYEAEAFAQLIENHAVEHPGLSLSRATAKWLTEIRRQTGVIFPADDLTHPLTA; this is translated from the coding sequence ATGATACGTTTCGCTGTAATTGGTACTAACTGGATCACGCGCCAGTTTGTCGACGCCGCCCATGAAACCGGCAAATTCAGGCTTGCCGCCGTTTACTCCCGTAGTCTTGAACAGGCGCAGTCTTTCGCAAATGATTATCCCGTCGAGCATCTGTTTACCTCGCTGGAAGCGATGGCGCAAAGCGACGCGATTGAGGCGGTTTATATCGCCAGCCCGAATTCCCTGCATTTCTCCCAGACGCAGCGCTTTTTACAGCATAAAAAACATGTCATGTGCGAAAAGCCGCTGGCCTCTAACCTGGCGGAGGTTGATGCCGCTATCGCCTGCGCGCGCGATAATCAGCGGGTGCTGTTTGAAGCCTTTAAAACCGCCAGCCTGCCCAATTTCCTGCTGCTGCGGGAATCGTTGCCGAAGATCGGCAGAATGCATAAAGCATTACTGAATTACTGCCAATACTCTTCACGTTATCAGCGCTATCTGAATGGTGAAAATCCGAATACGTTTAATCCGGCCTTCTCCAATGGTTCGATTATGGATATCGGGTATTACTGTCTGGCGTCGGCGATCGCGCTATGGGGCGAGCCGCGCAGCGTTCAGGCGTCGGCGAATTTATTGGAAAGCGGGGTAGATGCGCACGGCGTCGTGGTTATGGATTACGGCGATTTTAGCGTCACGCTACAGCATTCCAAAGTCAGCGACTCGGCACTGGCCAGTGAAATTCAGGGCGAGGCGGGATCGTTGGTAATTGAAAAGCTGTCGGAATGCCAGAAAGTGTGTTTTGCGCCGCGCGGCGCGCTGATGCAGGATCTGACCCAGATTCAGCATATTAATACCATGCTGTATGAAGCCGAGGCGTTTGCCCAGCTTATTGAAAACCACGCCGTGGAACATCCGGGGTTGTCGCTAAGTCGCGCTACGGCAAAATGGCTGACAGAAATACGCCGTCAAACCGGGGTTATCTTTCCGGCGGACGATCTGACCCATCCCCTTACTGCGTAA
- a CDS encoding putative metal-dependent hydrolase produces MTSLPYLHGYPEHLLAQVRTLIAEQRLGAMLEKRYPGAHDYATDKALYHYTQELKSQFLRNAPPINKVMYDSKIHVLKNALGLHTAVSRVQGGKLKAKAEIRVATVFRNAPEPFLRMIVVHELAHLKEKDHSKAFYQLCCHMEPQYHQLEFDTRLWLTHQALSAQ; encoded by the coding sequence ATGACCTCACTACCTTACCTCCACGGGTATCCGGAACATCTCCTTGCCCAGGTGCGCACCTTAATCGCCGAGCAGCGCCTGGGAGCGATGCTGGAAAAACGTTATCCCGGCGCGCATGATTACGCCACTGACAAAGCGCTATATCACTATACTCAGGAGCTGAAAAGTCAGTTTCTGCGCAACGCGCCGCCCATCAATAAAGTGATGTATGACAGCAAGATCCATGTGCTGAAAAATGCGCTGGGGCTGCATACCGCTGTCTCGCGCGTTCAGGGCGGCAAGCTCAAGGCAAAGGCGGAGATCCGTGTCGCCACCGTGTTTCGCAACGCCCCGGAGCCATTCTTACGGATGATTGTGGTTCACGAACTGGCGCACCTGAAAGAGAAAGATCATAGCAAAGCGTTTTATCAGCTCTGCTGCCATATGGAGCCGCAGTACCATCAACTGGAGTTTGATACGCGCCTGTGGCTGACGCATCAGGCGCTGTCGGCACAATAA